Within the Zea mays cultivar B73 chromosome 10, Zm-B73-REFERENCE-NAM-5.0, whole genome shotgun sequence genome, the region GCTAGAAAGGTTCATGATTGTCCAtagcttctttccttgtttgtcttTGCTAGCTTTCACGTTTAAGCTGAAGTCAATACTCAACACACATCCTTTAATTATTGTCATGTCTTGTTTAGAGTCCTAGTGCTCATGCTATTATGTGAATTTGTTTTCGGCCATGTTAGGTGGGTGTATGAGGGAGTTATTGACGATCCTTATGGTGAATTCTTCATTGCTGAAAACAAATCTCTGCAGAAGGTATCTTTTTTCTTCTAAATCTTTGGACTGTCATATCTTACTGTTGTTTGCATCATATTAAGCCTAACATGTCGAGTCTAGCTTTATCTTATTTTAACTAGGTTCTTGgtttatttcttttctttttggttTTGCTAGGAGAGCCTCACTCAAGATTATGATGCCAAATATTGGCAGCAACGTTACAGCCTAAAAGAAGGAATTCCTAGTTTCCTTACGAATGTTGCCGCAACGATTCTAACAACAGGGAAGTATCTTAATGTTATGAGAGAATGTGGGCACAATGTTCAGGTATACATGATTCATTTTTTCTGGAGTCAAATAATTAAATTCCATGTTTGTAGTATGCCTCGATTACTTTAAATCACACTACTTTGGATATTTTATTTAGGTTTCCTTGTCAGACAATTCTAAGCTTATGAGCTTTGGCTCAAACCACCAATATCTTGAATGTATAAAATCTGCATATGATTTTGCAAGTGGTGAATTGTTGACTCTGATGAAAGATAAGGTAATCACTGTTTTATAGTAAACTTGGGGTTAcattttgttcatttataagctagGTTGCTAATTTATCACATTAAACGTGCAGTATGATCTCATCGGGAAACTCCGATCCCTGAAGCGCTATCTACTCCTTGACCAAGTATGCTGAAAATATGAAGAATATTTACCCTCCATATTTTCTGTTATTATTTCATATGTGTATTTGTGTCTCATGCTTTAGCATAACATGTAGAGACAGTAATAAACTTTAGAAAATAATCTCTATACTCTGGTACATGTCCTATGTTCCAAAGCGTAAAACCTTTTTAGGTTTATTGTCCTAAGTGAAAAGTCTTCAAGTTTGACCAAATCTATAGAAAAATATAGCAGCATTTCCAACATTAAACAAATATACTATAAAGATATTCAATGATGGATTTTATGAAACAAATCCGGTGTTGTTTATGTTAGTGTTACTACAGTTTTGTATAAACTTGGTCAAACTTGAAGAAGTTTGATTTAGGACAAAACCAGAACGCCTTCCATTTTGGACGGAGAAAGTATGAAATTCTGAGTATCTTAGCTGTTTACAATGTCCTTGATAATGAATGCCATGTTTCCTGATTTAATTTTGACCATCCATATTGATTTTCCTTGAGCTACTTATCTTATCTGTTTTATCTAGTTTACAGGGTGACTTTTTGGTCCATTTTATGGATATTGCTCGAGAGGAGCTTACAAAGAAACCAGAAGAAATATCCGCTGAAAAACTTCAGGTTTGTCTCATATGCGTTTTCTGTGTGTTTGTGCCATGACAAAAGCAGATTTTTTTGGTCAACTCTGATTATGAAAAAGCTGCTGCTTCTTTGGTTTTGTTTCTGCTTTCTTTGTCCATTTTATACGGCAGTCTCTGCTTGACATTGCTTTACGGAGTACTGCAGCTGCTTCAGATCCAAGCCATGAGGAATTAATCTGCTGTGTGGTAAATATTATCTGGATCTGGTCATACTATATGGCGTTTTACGGAGTACTGCAGCAAGCTTATCATCTTTGTTTACATCTGCGTTCAACAGGAAAGGAGTTCCCTCCTTAAGAAACTGGCCACTCTGAAGGACTTGGATCCTGCAGATAAGCTTGCTGCAGCAGATGTTGATCGATCAATGCAATTAAGCATCACGGGTTTGGAAACATTCTGCCTTAGCAATAAGGTTTTCTATTTTAATAGTTTGTTTAAAACTTTCCTCATGTTTGTCTTGTGATAGTGAAATGATATACTTGTTGTACCCTGCAGGTCCAGTGGCCGTTATCTCTTGTAATTTCAAGGAAGGCTTTGACAAAATACCAATTGATCTTTCGCCTATTGTTCCACTGCAAGCATGTTAGTCGCCAGCTGTGTGCAGCATGGCAAATACAACAAGTATGAATGAACCCTTTTCCTCCTGCAAAACCAGTTTAACATTTTTGTGTACGCCAACTTTGACTGGATATTAACTCTTGGACAGGCATTCCGGTCTGTCAAGATTCTAGGGACACCAATTCTGCGGTCATCAATTCTTTGTCGTAGCATGCTCAAGTTTGTAAATAGCCTTTTGCATTATCTAACATTTGAGGTAAACCATACATATCAGCATGCTAAACTATTCTTTTGATCATGCTAAACCACAGATAACACCATGCATTGTCTGACGTTTGAGGTAAACCATACATGTTGGGCAAGTTCTAAACTATTCATTTGGTCCCAGGTTCTTGAACCAAATTGGCATCTGATGCATGACCGCCTTCAAACAGCAAGGAGCATAGATGAGGTTTTGCACTTCTTTTTTTCAATTTGGGGtgttttttgcaaaaaaaaaactgCGATGCTAACCGTGCGGAATGCCTTACCTTTTGATGTTAATACTGCTTGCAGGTTATCCAGATCCATGATTTCTTCCTCCAGAAGTGTCTAAAAGAATGCTTGCTGTTGTCGCCTGAACTCCTTGTGGTGTGTCCTTTTACCCTTTCTCTTAAAACTAAAAGAAAAGAAGATAAAACAGTAACTTTTGGTTGATAGCTTTTTCTTGGTACCATTCAAGATTTTTTTTTGAAAGAATCAATTCTTATCATTGTTCTATTTATTTGCATTCACAGAAAGTCGAGAAGCTGAAAGGTTTATGCCTTCAGTATGCCACTTCCATCCAGATCTTGATGCCATCTATCGATGTCGCTAACTCTGAGAACACATCGAAGTCTAGGAAGTCAAGATCAAGAATCGATAAATCACAGGACAGAGACCAGCAGCTGAAACTAGCATCAGAGAATGTTGTCATGTCAGAGTCGATCCTGTACGTATCCGCTCCTCTATCTACCCTTGAAACGCTGGTATTAAATTAAGTTCCACCCATCTAACATCGCATTGGTCTTGGCTGGCTGCAGGAAATTTGAAGCAGCGTTCAATTCAGAGCTGCAGAGTCTTGCTCCTACGCTGAGTAACAGTTCACAAGCGGAGCCGTACGTGACTCATCTCGCACAGTGCATTCTTGGCGTGCGAATCGGCCAATGAGTTATTTGATG harbors:
- the LOC100274060 gene encoding Gamma-tubulin complex component 2-like codes for the protein MDPAPATPRWNLERPYLTGRFHQEAKAAAAAQGLGSKPFSLDSFSRGAGAGSVIGSYAVSVQELLVIDDLLSALVGIEGRYVSIKRVRGKEGYVVFQIDSSMDLALQELTRRIFPLCEDYVLVSQFVESRSHFKNGLVNHALAAALRAFLLDYQAMVAQLEHQFRLGRLSVQGLWFFCQRMMSSLNALAVLVEKATSNNTNGSATLNLLQSQAKAMGGDSAVRSLLEKMTEYASAAYLRMLERWVYEGVIDDPYGEFFIAENKSLQKESLTQDYDAKYWQQRYSLKEGIPSFLTNVAATILTTGKYLNVMRECGHNVQVSLSDNSKLMSFGSNHQYLECIKSAYDFASGELLTLMKDKYDLIGKLRSLKRYLLLDQGDFLVHFMDIAREELTKKPEEISAEKLQSLLDIALRSTAAASDPSHEELICCVERSSLLKKLATLKDLDPADKLAAADVDRSMQLSITGLETFCLSNKVQWPLSLVISRKALTKYQLIFRLLFHCKHVSRQLCAAWQIQQAFRSVKILGTPILRSSILCRSMLKFVNSLLHYLTFEVLEPNWHLMHDRLQTARSIDEVIQIHDFFLQKCLKECLLLSPELLVKVEKLKGLCLQYATSIQILMPSIDVANSENTSKSRKSRSRIDKSQDRDQQLKLASENVVMSESILKFEAAFNSELQSLAPTLSNSSQAEPYVTHLAQCILGVRIGQ